A genomic window from Salvia miltiorrhiza cultivar Shanhuang (shh) chromosome 5, IMPLAD_Smil_shh, whole genome shotgun sequence includes:
- the LOC131024235 gene encoding TPD1 protein homolog 1-like: MNTTLHIFLYFLMFIILFLNLGLQSGNFLHFNGDANTTLPHVKPEQAYFKHRKLMLHGVCSKWDISISQSRYPTSGIPEFIVQIVNTCVTGCAPSNIHVSCGWFASTRIVNPRTFKRLSYDDCLVNGGRPLKSSQSIRFTYANSFMYPLEFKSASFC, translated from the exons ATGAACACTACTCTCCACATTTTTCTCTACTTCTTGATGTTCATCATTTTGTTCCTCAATCTTGGCCTCCAATCag GAAATTTCTTGCATTTCAATGGTGATGCAAACACAACTCTACCCCATGTCAAACCAGAACAGGCTTATTTCAAGCATAGGAAGCTCATGCTACATG GGGTGTGCTCAAAATGGGACATAAGCATATCGCAAAGCAGATATCCAACATCAGGAATCCCAGAATTCATAGTGCAGATTGTGAACACTTGTGTTACTGGCTGCGCACCTTCCAACATTCATGTGAGTTGTGGGTGGTTTGCTTCCACAAGAATTGTGAATCCTAGGACTTTCAAAAGGCTGTCTTATGATGATTGTCTTGTTAATGGAGGTCGCCCATTGAAGAGCAGCCAGAGCATCAGGTTTACATATGCAAATTCTTTCATGTACCCTCTGGAGTTCAAGTCTGCCAGCTTctgctga